The following are encoded in a window of Thermoanaerobacter ethanolicus JW 200 genomic DNA:
- a CDS encoding CPBP family intramembrane glutamic endopeptidase produces MKYVKISLKAFLKLIVFTILLVGITKCLLDIFHIYNFTIWTGIEEKSLYWVSWVDYVGAILFIFLFVFVALTEEYLFRVIIYHKVSEIISLKNKVLHAIIAVLLTNILFAMGHWPSHGYKLLPYLYLTLWGIYFSYLYLRTKNIYTACVMHFILNAGIIVTWPLKNLSLILNAGEIFYIIVSIFLIEAYKIFKYFNRNNKTLNKLSERNIETGENQTFYEINKNEFWKRMF; encoded by the coding sequence ATGAAATATGTCAAAATTTCTTTAAAAGCGTTTTTAAAATTGATAGTTTTTACAATATTACTGGTAGGAATTACAAAATGTTTGTTGGATATATTTCATATATACAATTTTACTATTTGGACTGGCATAGAGGAGAAGTCGTTATATTGGGTTAGTTGGGTAGATTATGTAGGGGCAATATTATTTATTTTTTTATTTGTGTTTGTTGCCCTAACGGAAGAATACTTATTTAGAGTTATTATTTATCATAAAGTATCAGAAATAATTAGTCTGAAGAATAAAGTTTTACATGCAATAATTGCTGTTTTATTGACAAATATATTATTTGCGATGGGACATTGGCCTTCTCATGGTTACAAATTATTACCGTATTTATATTTAACTTTATGGGGAATATATTTTAGTTATTTGTATTTGCGGACAAAAAACATATATACAGCCTGTGTAATGCACTTCATATTAAATGCTGGAATTATAGTAACATGGCCTCTTAAGAATCTTTCACTTATTTTAAATGCAGGTGAGATTTTTTATATTATTGTCTCTATATTTTTAATAGAAGCATATAAAATTTTTAAATATTTCAATAGAAACAACAAAACTCTAAATAAATTATCAGAGAGAAATATTGAAACAGGTGAAAACCAGACCTTTTATGAAATTAATAAAAATGAGTTTTGGAAAAGGATGTTTTAA
- a CDS encoding radical SAM/SPASM domain-containing protein, translating into MSNIIPNKEEIKKVNEKIWNIEGKYKGIKIMGDVPKSIEDQKVPGCNINVGFEIQPDGNVLPCRIFEQRVDDKIILGNIKSQDIFEIWNSEKAKRIRSYSKRLSKRFLCTKCEFARFCSTNYCIAGNFIKFGKFIPSEEDLNKCKI; encoded by the coding sequence TTGTCAAACATTATACCAAATAAGGAGGAAATAAAGAAAGTTAACGAAAAAATTTGGAATATAGAAGGAAAATATAAAGGCATTAAAATAATGGGAGATGTACCCAAGTCTATTGAAGACCAAAAGGTTCCAGGTTGCAATATAAACGTCGGTTTTGAAATTCAACCTGATGGGAATGTGCTTCCATGCCGGATTTTCGAGCAAAGAGTAGATGATAAAATAATTCTAGGCAACATAAAATCACAAGATATTTTTGAAATATGGAATAGTGAGAAAGCAAAAAGGATAAGAAGTTATTCCAAGAGATTAAGCAAAAGATTTCTGTGTACTAAATGTGAATTTGCTCGCTTCTGTTCTACAAATTATTGTATTGCTGGAAATTTCATAAAATTTGGTAAATTTATTCCTTCAGAGGAGGATTTAAATAAATGCAAAATTTAA
- a CDS encoding MFS transporter translates to MQNLKRNERFFLTVTLFSSFFTSLMAPFWVIYFNKINLDFSQISLLIIINHIAVTLFEIPTGAFADTYSRKFSVLLSLLIGSLTSIGIYFNTSFTVLLFLYFLSGVGATLNSGAFESWFADSFLLGQKEIDLTKYWGRLTSFNYLGSTIGFLGGSVLVRYNIFREIWLIEGIGIFLVFIYVFLAGKEAKLQKKTDEYSYREYFNKIAKGTVYLFKHRILLSITVGSFFFFFSSGIMSMLWQPYFERAGIPVELFGIILALTMVLSIFVPRYADRIAERFKGAARTLMIVSITSALFIFMMYAIPKYSFIPYIIYTAVYSAHTPIFMAYFNKLIPSSERATIISIYSLFISVSTILCTYSFGILSDKKGLYAALFLSLITALISSIPFKRAIGLEKELCL, encoded by the coding sequence ATGCAAAATTTAAAAAGGAATGAACGATTTTTCTTGACAGTAACATTGTTTTCAAGTTTTTTTACATCTTTAATGGCACCATTTTGGGTAATATATTTTAATAAAATTAATTTAGATTTTTCACAAATTTCACTCCTCATAATAATAAACCACATAGCGGTCACATTATTTGAAATACCTACGGGTGCTTTTGCTGATACATATAGCCGTAAATTTTCTGTTCTTTTATCTTTATTGATTGGCAGTTTAACTTCTATTGGGATATATTTCAACACCTCTTTTACAGTTTTATTATTTTTATATTTCTTATCAGGAGTTGGAGCAACTCTTAATTCTGGAGCCTTTGAATCTTGGTTTGCTGATTCGTTTCTTTTGGGTCAAAAAGAAATAGACCTGACAAAATACTGGGGACGTCTTACAAGTTTTAACTATTTAGGTAGTACGATAGGATTTTTAGGAGGCAGCGTTTTAGTACGTTATAATATCTTTAGAGAAATCTGGCTAATAGAAGGTATAGGGATTTTTTTGGTTTTTATTTACGTATTTTTAGCGGGCAAAGAAGCTAAATTACAGAAAAAAACGGACGAATACAGTTACAGAGAGTATTTTAATAAAATTGCTAAAGGAACTGTGTATCTATTTAAACACAGGATTTTGTTATCCATTACAGTCGGGTCTTTTTTCTTCTTTTTTTCGTCAGGAATCATGTCAATGTTGTGGCAGCCCTATTTCGAAAGGGCAGGCATACCTGTAGAATTGTTTGGTATTATTTTAGCATTAACGATGGTACTTAGTATTTTTGTGCCCCGTTATGCTGACAGGATAGCTGAAAGATTTAAAGGGGCAGCTCGCACACTAATGATTGTCAGTATTACATCTGCATTGTTTATATTTATGATGTATGCGATTCCCAAGTATTCATTTATACCTTATATTATTTATACAGCAGTATATTCTGCACACACTCCGATTTTTATGGCTTATTTTAATAAGTTAATACCTTCTTCAGAGCGTGCAACGATTATTTCAATATATAGTTTGTTTATTAGTGTTTCTACAATTCTATGTACTTACTCCTTTGGAATCTTAAGTGACAAAAAGGGGCTTTATGCTGCACTTTTCTTATCTTTAATTACAGCTTTAATTTCTAGTATACCTTTTAAAAGGGCAATAGGATTAGAAAAAGAGCTGTGCCTTTGA
- a CDS encoding 1-phosphofructokinase family hexose kinase, translating into MIFTLTLNPSLDRYLYVNDLILEDTIRVYRIEDYAAGKGIDVSRVIKEIGGNSIAICPLGGNNGNKIQILLEKERVLYSAIRIEKETRMNIIIQTLKGQYRMSLPGAPLTSLEYDLIIDMIKAITRRGDTLIASGSLPEGLPSSVYFDIVKLCNDIGLRVYVDTDGDNLKEAVKAHPFGIKPNLFELSRLLGRDLKKEEVPSAAKEISEKYGINDVLVTLGKEGAIAYVDKETYKIEPIEVKVKSAVGAGDSFLAGFVYKRDESVEEALKWAVASSSASVMNEGTTLCKIKDVINLLDKAIVKRI; encoded by the coding sequence TTGATTTTCACGCTGACACTAAACCCAAGTTTAGATAGATATTTATATGTCAATGACCTTATACTTGAAGACACAATAAGAGTATATAGAATTGAAGATTATGCTGCAGGAAAAGGTATTGATGTGTCAAGGGTTATAAAAGAAATTGGCGGAAATTCCATTGCCATATGCCCTTTAGGAGGCAATAATGGAAATAAGATACAAATTCTTCTGGAAAAAGAAAGAGTACTGTATTCAGCAATAAGAATAGAGAAAGAAACACGCATGAATATTATAATACAAACTTTAAAAGGCCAGTATAGAATGAGCCTACCTGGTGCACCGCTTACAAGCTTAGAATACGACCTTATCATAGACATGATAAAAGCAATAACAAGAAGAGGAGATACTCTTATAGCTTCTGGAAGTTTGCCTGAAGGTTTACCTTCATCAGTTTATTTTGATATTGTAAAACTATGTAATGACATAGGCCTTAGGGTATATGTTGATACCGATGGGGATAATCTTAAAGAGGCTGTAAAAGCACATCCTTTTGGCATAAAGCCCAATTTATTTGAGCTATCAAGATTATTAGGAAGAGATTTAAAAAAGGAGGAAGTACCTTCTGCTGCAAAAGAAATAAGTGAAAAATATGGTATAAATGATGTGCTTGTAACCCTTGGAAAAGAGGGTGCTATTGCTTATGTAGATAAAGAAACATACAAAATAGAGCCAATAGAAGTAAAAGTAAAAAGCGCCGTAGGAGCTGGAGACTCTTTTCTTGCAGGATTTGTTTATAAAAGAGATGAGTCAGTAGAAGAGGCATTAAAGTGGGCAGTAGCCAGCAGTTCTGCTTCAGTAATGAATGAAGGAACAACCTTGTGCAAGATAAAGGACGTAATAAATCTTCTTGATAAAGCTATTGTAAAAAGGATATAA
- a CDS encoding DUF1648 domain-containing protein yields the protein MRAISFLGKNNWLFAVFTFIINIIFYKALPENVAIQWHFDGSISNTVSKMTFIFILPLIQLLFYGYVKLKTKSIGETLYTYLYTIFVNLLMLSVDVIILIINLKSVLKR from the coding sequence ATGCGAGCAATAAGTTTTTTAGGCAAAAATAACTGGTTATTTGCTGTTTTCACATTTATCATAAACATCATTTTTTATAAGGCATTGCCTGAGAATGTTGCTATTCAGTGGCATTTTGATGGTAGTATTTCAAATACTGTCTCTAAAATGACATTTATTTTTATACTTCCTTTAATACAATTATTATTTTATGGATATGTGAAACTCAAGACAAAAAGTATAGGGGAAACACTTTATACGTATTTATACACTATTTTTGTTAATCTGCTTATGCTAAGTGTAGATGTAATAATTCTTATAATAAATTTAAAAAGCGTTTTGAAAAGGTAA
- a CDS encoding DUF1648 domain-containing protein has protein sequence MSRRVIKYFYKCGYIFPVITFIINIFAYKYLPESIPLQRDAFGNINYAVSKLEFIFFIPVLQLFSYIAIKYPQAKGKRKISHGIYDIAAGVILLLFDIFLLYVFIRK, from the coding sequence ATGTCAAGAAGAGTAATAAAATATTTTTATAAATGTGGCTATATTTTTCCAGTTATAACCTTTATTATAAATATTTTTGCATATAAGTATCTACCTGAAAGTATACCACTTCAAAGGGATGCTTTTGGAAATATAAATTATGCTGTATCTAAGTTGGAATTTATATTTTTTATACCTGTATTGCAGTTGTTTTCTTATATTGCAATAAAATATCCTCAAGCAAAAGGGAAAAGGAAAATTTCTCATGGGATATATGATATTGCAGCAGGGGTTATACTTTTACTTTTTGACATTTTTCTATTGTATGTTTTTATACGAAAATAG
- a CDS encoding GNAT family N-acetyltransferase: MGLKIREAIISDYENLLLLVKEVHEIHYKARPDYYKDTDIPLDKEDFINKLSHTEYKIMVAENENDEIAGYIIYKIKKIEEHPLLVDRVVVYIEDLCVAGRFKRKGIGKKLLESAIEYGKEINASSIELTVWAFNEKAIKFYESLSFKPQSIKMEMIL; the protein is encoded by the coding sequence ATGGGATTAAAAATTAGAGAAGCTATTATTTCGGACTATGAAAATTTATTATTACTAGTGAAGGAAGTGCATGAGATTCATTATAAAGCTAGGCCAGATTATTACAAAGATACCGATATTCCACTGGACAAAGAAGATTTTATAAATAAGTTGTCTCACACAGAGTATAAAATTATGGTTGCAGAAAATGAAAACGATGAGATAGCAGGGTATATAATTTATAAAATAAAAAAGATTGAAGAGCATCCGCTTCTTGTTGACAGAGTAGTAGTATATATAGAAGATTTATGCGTAGCAGGAAGATTTAAAAGAAAAGGTATTGGAAAGAAACTTTTAGAAAGTGCTATTGAATATGGGAAAGAAATTAATGCTTCTTCAATTGAATTGACTGTATGGGCTTTTAATGAAAAAGCAATAAAATTTTATGAATCCCTGTCTTTCAAGCCTCAAAGTATAAAAATGGAAATGATTTTATAA
- a CDS encoding YajG family lipoprotein, with product MLKKFLLPVIIFTLFVLAGCSSNAKPMEFDRIPWGDYQRLTYDIFENDKLVGTAEFTI from the coding sequence ATGTTAAAAAAATTTTTACTGCCAGTTATAATTTTTACATTGTTTGTTCTTGCGGGCTGTTCATCAAATGCAAAGCCTATGGAGTTTGACAGGATTCCTTGGGGAGATTATCAGAGGCTTACCTATGATATTTTTGAAAATGACAAACTGGTAGGCACAGCAGAATTTACAATTTAA
- a CDS encoding DUF3108 domain-containing protein — MRAYPFKVGAKFTIYDAIASTAQIAPITNKVVSKEKVIVPYREAECFKVELKAGPSKQYIWYSDDENRLLYQYDNGKLVYKLKKVENNK; from the coding sequence ATGAGGGCATATCCATTTAAGGTAGGCGCAAAGTTTACAATATATGATGCAATAGCTTCAACTGCTCAGATAGCACCTATTACAAATAAAGTTGTATCTAAAGAGAAAGTTATTGTCCCTTATAGAGAAGCAGAATGCTTTAAAGTTGAGTTAAAAGCAGGCCCATCAAAGCAATATATCTGGTATTCAGATGATGAAAATAGGCTTTTGTATCAGTATGATAATGGAAAACTTGTGTATAAGCTTAAAAAGGTTGAAAATAACAAATAA
- a CDS encoding ABC transporter ATP-binding protein, with amino-acid sequence MDTVINCTNIYKSYIKKRWFKVVKRNDVLKNLDIKVRKGEIYGLLGLNGAGKTTLIRIITGILLPDKGNVEIFGMRYDKHEKEIKSKIGVVMGGDRSLYWKLSAEENLEFFGTLYNVPKKKLKKNIEIYLDYVGLGEHKKDLVETYSKGMKQRLLIAKSLIIDPEVLILDEPTVGLDIQVAFEFRKLLKRLNEELGLTILLTTHYLHEAEELCSRVGILKGGRIVEEGTIDYLKRKNKMEEVVEFKLKTEIDDNLEKEILNYGSINKLSVDNYFTYQVRTSSIYREKIISLLSSQSKLTFLEVKGVTLEDIVSNYFEEGVI; translated from the coding sequence ATGGATACTGTAATTAATTGCACAAATATATATAAATCATATATTAAGAAGAGATGGTTTAAAGTTGTAAAAAGAAATGATGTATTAAAAAATTTAGATATAAAAGTAAGAAAAGGTGAAATCTACGGTTTACTAGGGCTTAATGGAGCAGGTAAAACTACCCTTATTCGAATTATAACAGGGATTTTATTGCCAGACAAAGGAAATGTTGAAATATTTGGAATGAGATATGATAAACATGAAAAAGAAATTAAATCCAAGATAGGTGTAGTTATGGGAGGAGATCGCTCCTTATATTGGAAACTGTCTGCGGAAGAAAATCTGGAATTTTTTGGGACTTTATATAATGTCCCAAAGAAAAAGCTTAAGAAAAATATAGAAATATATTTGGACTATGTTGGATTAGGTGAACATAAAAAGGATTTAGTTGAAACCTATTCTAAAGGTATGAAACAAAGACTGTTAATAGCTAAATCCTTAATAATTGATCCTGAAGTTTTAATTTTGGATGAACCAACAGTTGGATTGGACATACAAGTAGCATTTGAATTTAGAAAATTATTAAAAAGGTTAAATGAAGAATTAGGTTTGACTATATTATTAACTACTCATTATTTACATGAAGCAGAAGAGTTATGCTCCAGAGTAGGTATATTGAAGGGTGGCAGAATTGTTGAAGAGGGAACAATTGATTATTTGAAGAGAAAAAATAAAATGGAAGAAGTGGTCGAATTTAAGTTAAAAACGGAGATAGATGATAATTTAGAAAAGGAGATTTTAAATTATGGTTCAATAAACAAATTATCTGTGGATAATTACTTTACATATCAAGTAAGGACTAGCAGTATATATAGAGAAAAAATCATTAGTTTATTAAGTTCTCAAAGTAAATTAACTTTTTTAGAGGTAAAAGGGGTTACTTTAGAGGATATAGTTTCAAATTATTTTGAAGAAGGGGTTATTTAA